Proteins co-encoded in one Pyrenophora tritici-repentis strain M4 chromosome Unknown M4_contig_00027, whole genome shotgun sequence genomic window:
- a CDS encoding Velvet domain containing protein produces the protein MSSNHTRNLIGMNAVNACRLNDLDGKAGFWFVLQDLSVRTEGTFRLKLSLFDIGSGTNTVVPEKQFTVYSAKKFQV, from the exons ATGAGTTCAAACCACACGCGCAATCTTATCGGCATGAATGCCGTCAACGCTTGTCGTCTCAACGACCTCGACGGCAAAGCCGGCTTCTGGTTCGTGCTGCAGGATCTGAGCGTCCGGACAGAGGGCACCTTTCGACTCAAGCTCAGCCTCTTCGACATTGGCAGCGGCACAAACACGGTGGTGCCCGAGA AGCAGTTTACAGTCTACTCTGCCAAGAAGTTCCAGGTGTAA